From Pseudomonas vanderleydeniana, the proteins below share one genomic window:
- a CDS encoding spinster family MFS transporter translates to MQNSTQAANAWRILFLLFLANLFNFFDRTIPAIIIEPIRMEWHLSDFQIGIIGTAFTLVYAIAGLPLGRMADNGSRSKLMGWGLAVWSGLTAVNGLVGSFWSFLLVRMGVGIGEASYAPAANSLIGDLFPAHRRARAMGIFMLGLPLGLLLAFFTIGAMVKAFDSWRAPFFIAAVPGLVLALFMFFIREPKRGAAESVQVAQTRIDRPVRRLLAIPTFLWLVLAGLTFNFATYACNSFLVPMLQRYFQMPLQEAAVATGVIVGLTGLVGLTLGGWVADKIHQRIANGRLLFAAVSLVVSTLATAWALHAGRIEIGVFVAVFSVGWLFAYNFYTCVYTAIQDVVEPRLRAMAMAVYFAGLYLLGGGLGPVVVGLLSDHFAHAAMLAAGAQEMTEAFKAVGLHDAMYLIPAALLLTLLFLFQAARCFSRDAARMREGMGQDEVSVAPVTA, encoded by the coding sequence ATGCAGAACTCGACCCAAGCGGCGAATGCCTGGCGCATTCTGTTCCTGTTGTTCCTTGCCAACCTGTTCAACTTCTTCGACCGGACCATCCCGGCGATCATCATCGAGCCGATCCGCATGGAATGGCACTTGAGTGATTTCCAGATCGGCATCATCGGTACCGCCTTCACCCTCGTCTATGCGATCGCCGGCCTGCCCCTGGGGCGCATGGCCGACAACGGTTCGCGCAGCAAGCTGATGGGCTGGGGCCTGGCGGTGTGGAGCGGGCTGACGGCGGTCAATGGCCTGGTGGGCAGCTTCTGGAGCTTCCTGCTGGTACGCATGGGCGTCGGTATCGGCGAGGCCAGCTATGCGCCAGCCGCCAACTCGTTGATCGGCGACCTGTTCCCGGCCCATCGACGGGCCCGTGCCATGGGGATCTTCATGCTTGGCCTGCCGTTGGGGCTGCTGCTGGCGTTTTTCACCATTGGTGCGATGGTCAAGGCGTTCGACAGCTGGCGGGCGCCGTTCTTCATTGCCGCGGTGCCCGGGCTGGTGCTGGCGTTGTTCATGTTCTTCATCAGGGAGCCCAAGCGCGGCGCGGCGGAGAGCGTCCAGGTCGCACAGACCCGGATCGATCGTCCCGTGCGGCGCCTGCTGGCGATTCCGACCTTTCTCTGGCTGGTGCTGGCCGGACTGACGTTCAACTTCGCCACCTATGCCTGCAACTCCTTCCTGGTGCCGATGCTGCAGCGCTATTTCCAGATGCCGTTGCAGGAGGCCGCAGTGGCCACCGGGGTGATTGTCGGTTTGACCGGCCTGGTCGGCCTGACCCTGGGCGGCTGGGTAGCGGACAAGATCCACCAGCGTATCGCCAACGGACGCCTGCTGTTCGCCGCCGTGAGCCTGGTGGTGTCGACCCTGGCGACCGCCTGGGCGCTGCATGCCGGACGGATCGAGATCGGCGTGTTCGTCGCTGTATTCAGTGTGGGCTGGCTGTTTGCCTACAACTTCTACACCTGCGTCTACACCGCGATCCAGGACGTGGTCGAACCGCGGCTGCGGGCGATGGCGATGGCGGTGTATTTCGCCGGTCTGTACCTGTTGGGTGGTGGTCTGGGGCCGGTGGTGGTCGGCCTGCTGTCCGATCATTTCGCCCATGCGGCGATGCTGGCGGCGGGCGCGCAGGAGATGACCGAGGCATTCAAGGCCGTGGGGCTGCATGACGCGATGTACCTGATTCCGGCGGCGTTGCTGCTGACGCTGCTGTTCCTGTTCCAGGCGGCGCGGTGTTTCAGTCGGGATGCGGCGCGGATGCGCGAGGGGATGGGGCAGGACGAGGTGAGTGTGGCGCCTGTCACTGCTTGA
- the rapA gene encoding RNA polymerase-associated protein RapA: protein MAQQYQPGQRWISDSEAELGLGTVLAQDGRLLTVLYPATGDTRQYALRNAPLTRVRFSPGDTITHFEGWKMTVREVEDVDGLLVYHGLNAQNEAVTLPETQLSNFIQFRLASDRLFAGQIDPLSWFSLRYHTLEHTSRQLQSSLWGLGGARAQPIAHQLHIAREVADRIAPRVLLADEVGLGKTIEAGLVIHRQLLSGRASRILILVPENLQHQWLVEMRRRFNLQVALFDAERFIESDASNPFEDTQLALVALEWLVEDEKAQDALFAAGWDLMVVDEAHHLVWHEEQASPEYTLVEQLAETIPGVLLLTATPEQLGQESHFARLRLLDPNRFHDLAAFRAESENYRPVAEAVQELLEKGRLSPAAHKTIQGFLGNEGEALLTAVNDGDAEASARLVRELLDRHGTGRVLFRNTRAAVQGFPERKLHAYPLQNPDEYMELPLGEHAELYPEVSFQAQADGGDEERWWRFDPRVEWLIDQLKMLKRTKVLVICAHAETAMDLEDALRVRSGIPATVFHEGMNILERDRAAAYFADEEFGAQVLICSEIGSEGRNFQFAHHLVMFDLPAHPDLLEQRIGRLDRIGQKHVIELHVPYLETSPQERLFQWYHEALNAFLNTCPTGNALQHQFGPRLLPLLEGGDDGEWQKLVDEARAERERLEAELHTGRDRLLELNSGGAGEGEALVEAILEQDDQFALPIYMETLFDAFGIDSEDHSENALILKPSEKMLDASFPLGDDEGVTITYDRGQALSREDMQFITWEHPMVQGGMDLVLSGSMGNTAVALIKNKALKPGTVLLELLYVSEVVAPRSLQLGRYLPPAALRCLLDANGNDLSPRVAFETLNDQLESVPKASANKFIQAQRDSLAPKINAGEAKVAPRHAERVAEAQRRLAADTDEELARLTALQAVNPSVRDSELVALRKQREQGLAMLEKAALRLEAIRVLVAG from the coding sequence ATGGCGCAGCAGTATCAACCGGGGCAACGCTGGATCAGTGACAGCGAAGCCGAGCTGGGTTTAGGCACCGTTCTGGCACAGGACGGCCGCTTGTTGACCGTGCTCTATCCGGCCACTGGCGACACTCGCCAGTACGCGCTAAGGAATGCGCCCTTGACCCGTGTGCGATTCTCGCCCGGGGACACCATCACCCACTTCGAGGGGTGGAAGATGACCGTGCGCGAAGTCGAGGATGTCGACGGGCTGCTGGTCTACCACGGCCTGAACGCCCAGAACGAAGCGGTCACGCTGCCGGAAACCCAGCTGTCGAACTTCATCCAGTTCCGCCTGGCCAGCGACCGCCTGTTCGCCGGGCAGATCGACCCGCTGTCGTGGTTCTCGCTACGCTACCACACTCTGGAACACACCAGCCGCCAATTGCAATCCTCGCTCTGGGGCCTGGGCGGCGCCCGCGCCCAGCCGATCGCCCACCAGTTGCACATTGCCCGTGAAGTCGCCGACCGTATCGCGCCGCGGGTACTGCTGGCGGACGAGGTGGGCCTGGGCAAGACCATCGAGGCCGGCCTGGTGATCCATCGCCAGCTGCTGTCCGGACGCGCCAGCCGCATTCTGATCCTGGTACCGGAAAACCTCCAGCACCAGTGGCTGGTGGAAATGCGCCGGCGCTTCAACCTGCAGGTCGCGCTGTTCGATGCCGAACGCTTCATCGAAAGCGATGCCAGCAACCCGTTCGAAGACACCCAGCTGGCCCTGGTGGCCCTGGAGTGGCTGGTCGAGGACGAAAAGGCCCAGGACGCGCTGTTCGCCGCCGGCTGGGACCTGATGGTGGTCGACGAAGCGCACCACCTGGTCTGGCACGAAGAACAGGCCAGCCCGGAGTACACGCTGGTCGAGCAACTGGCCGAGACCATTCCCGGTGTCCTGCTGCTGACCGCGACACCAGAGCAGTTGGGCCAGGAAAGCCACTTCGCGCGCCTGCGCCTGCTCGACCCGAACCGTTTCCACGACCTGGCCGCGTTCCGCGCCGAAAGCGAAAACTATCGCCCGGTGGCCGAAGCGGTGCAGGAACTGCTTGAGAAGGGGCGCCTGTCCCCGGCTGCACACAAGACGATCCAGGGGTTCCTCGGCAACGAAGGCGAAGCCCTGCTGACTGCGGTCAACGATGGCGATGCCGAAGCCAGCGCGCGCCTGGTGCGCGAACTGCTCGACCGCCACGGCACCGGCCGCGTGCTGTTCCGTAACACCCGCGCCGCCGTGCAGGGATTCCCGGAGCGCAAGCTGCACGCCTATCCGCTGCAGAACCCGGACGAGTACATGGAACTGCCGCTGGGCGAACACGCCGAGCTGTACCCGGAAGTCAGCTTCCAGGCGCAGGCGGACGGTGGTGACGAAGAACGCTGGTGGCGTTTCGACCCGCGTGTCGAGTGGCTGATCGACCAGTTGAAGATGCTCAAGCGCACCAAGGTGCTGGTGATCTGTGCCCACGCGGAAACCGCCATGGACCTGGAGGACGCCCTGCGCGTGCGCTCCGGCATCCCGGCCACGGTCTTCCACGAGGGCATGAACATCCTCGAGCGTGACCGCGCGGCCGCCTACTTCGCCGACGAGGAATTCGGCGCCCAGGTGCTGATCTGCTCGGAAATCGGCAGTGAGGGCCGTAACTTCCAGTTCGCCCATCACCTGGTGATGTTCGACCTGCCAGCGCACCCGGACCTGCTGGAGCAGCGGATCGGCCGCCTGGACCGGATCGGCCAGAAGCACGTGATCGAGCTGCATGTGCCGTACCTGGAAACCAGCCCGCAGGAACGCCTGTTCCAGTGGTACCACGAAGCGCTGAACGCCTTCCTCAACACCTGCCCGACCGGCAACGCCCTGCAGCATCAGTTCGGCCCGCGCCTGCTGCCGCTGCTCGAAGGTGGCGACGACGGCGAGTGGCAGAAGCTGGTGGACGAGGCCCGGGCCGAGCGCGAGCGCCTGGAAGCCGAACTGCACACCGGCCGCGACCGCCTGCTGGAACTCAATTCCGGCGGTGCCGGTGAAGGCGAGGCGCTGGTCGAGGCGATCCTCGAACAGGACGACCAGTTCGCCCTGCCGATCTACATGGAAACCCTGTTCGACGCCTTCGGCATCGACAGCGAAGACCATTCGGAAAACGCCCTGATCCTCAAGCCGAGCGAGAAGATGCTCGACGCCAGCTTCCCGCTGGGCGACGACGAAGGCGTGACCATCACCTACGACCGCGGCCAGGCCCTGTCGCGCGAAGACATGCAGTTCATCACCTGGGAACACCCGATGGTGCAGGGCGGCATGGACCTGGTGCTGTCCGGCTCGATGGGCAACACCGCGGTGGCACTGATCAAGAACAAGGCACTCAAGCCTGGGACCGTGCTGCTGGAGCTGCTGTACGTCAGCGAAGTGGTCGCCCCCCGCTCGCTGCAACTGGGCCGCTACCTGCCACCAGCCGCCCTGCGCTGCCTGCTGGACGCCAACGGCAACGACCTGTCGCCACGCGTCGCGTTCGAGACCCTGAACGACCAGCTGGAAAGCGTGCCCAAGGCCAGCGCCAACAAGTTCATCCAGGCCCAGCGTGACAGCCTGGCGCCGAAGATCAACGCCGGTGAAGCGAAGGTCGCCCCACGCCACGCCGAGCGCGTGGCCGAGGCGCAACGTCGCCTGGCCGCCGATACCGACGAGGAACTGGCACGTCTGACCGCCTTGCAGGCCGTCAACCCGAGCGTGCGTGACAGCGAGCTGGTCGCCCTGCGCAAGCAGCGTGAACAGGGCCTAGCGATGCTGGAAAAAGCCGCGTTGCGCCTGGAAGCGATCCGGGTGCTGGTCGCCGGTTGA
- a CDS encoding DUF2288 domain-containing protein: protein MTQEPSTLYAKLLGETASIRWEELQPFFARGALLWVEPSLDLVAAAEAMAENQAEKVADWLATGALAKVSETRAQDLFERDPSLWAVVVSPWVMIQERASK from the coding sequence ATGACTCAAGAACCTAGCACCCTCTATGCCAAGCTGCTTGGTGAAACTGCATCTATCCGCTGGGAGGAGTTGCAACCGTTCTTTGCCCGGGGTGCCCTATTGTGGGTCGAACCGTCCCTGGATCTGGTCGCCGCAGCCGAGGCCATGGCCGAGAACCAGGCCGAAAAAGTGGCGGACTGGTTGGCGACCGGAGCCCTGGCCAAGGTGTCTGAAACGCGGGCCCAGGATCTTTTCGAGCGTGATCCGAGCCTCTGGGCGGTGGTGGTATCGCCCTGGGTGATGATCCAGGAAAGGGCATCGAAGTGA
- a CDS encoding aspartate-semialdehyde dehydrogenase — protein sequence MLPPMLPLSAVPVTSQQDPIRPRPDIPPVVPVQESSNESTIDLQKRDPEEAAWQLREEQRRQQEQQRRREADAEDDPERHLAVPGDELNADNTVPVVPLMEDQPRQGLLVDVEV from the coding sequence ATGTTGCCACCGATGCTACCCCTGAGTGCCGTGCCGGTTACTTCACAGCAGGACCCGATCCGACCGCGACCGGATATCCCGCCCGTGGTGCCCGTGCAGGAAAGCTCCAACGAGAGCACCATCGACCTGCAGAAGCGCGACCCGGAAGAGGCCGCCTGGCAATTGCGCGAGGAACAGCGGCGCCAGCAGGAACAGCAACGCCGGCGCGAGGCCGACGCCGAGGACGATCCGGAACGCCACCTGGCGGTACCGGGCGACGAGCTCAACGCCGACAACACCGTGCCGGTGGTCCCCTTGATGGAAGACCAGCCACGTCAGGGCCTGCTGGTCGACGTCGAAGTCTGA
- a CDS encoding RidA family protein — protein MSNSLSERISQLGLSLPQPSQPIANYVNHVISHNQLFISGQIPLLDGKPTYMGRLGDTLDEHEGARAAELAALGLLAQLGNALDDDLSKLVRIVRLGVFVAASPDFQRQGVVANGASNLLVNVLGEKGRHARTAIGVSSLPSGVAVEIDAIFELQP, from the coding sequence ATGAGCAATTCCCTGTCCGAACGCATCAGCCAACTGGGCCTGAGCCTGCCGCAGCCCAGCCAGCCGATCGCCAACTACGTGAATCACGTGATCAGCCACAACCAGCTGTTCATCTCCGGGCAGATCCCGCTGCTGGACGGCAAGCCCACCTACATGGGTCGCCTGGGTGACACCCTCGATGAGCACGAAGGCGCCAGGGCTGCGGAGCTGGCGGCCCTCGGCCTGCTGGCGCAACTGGGCAACGCCCTCGATGACGACCTGTCGAAACTGGTGCGCATCGTCCGTCTCGGTGTATTCGTGGCCGCCAGCCCGGATTTTCAACGCCAGGGCGTCGTCGCCAACGGCGCGTCCAACCTGCTGGTCAACGTGCTGGGTGAAAAGGGGCGGCATGCTCGCACGGCGATCGGCGTATCCAGCCTGCCCAGTGGCGTCGCAGTGGAAATCGACGCGATCTTCGAGTTGCAGCCATGA
- a CDS encoding YkgJ family cysteine cluster protein, whose product MSDANPCLNCGACCSYFRVSFYWGECVSGGGLVPDELVSQISPSRVAMIGTEGKKPRCTALEGEVGQGVSCSIYNQRSSPCREFDAAWENGEPNERCDAARAAFGLPPLEPGQSDLVPIAI is encoded by the coding sequence ATGTCTGATGCTAATCCGTGTCTGAATTGCGGTGCCTGCTGTTCCTATTTCCGTGTCTCGTTCTATTGGGGAGAGTGTGTTTCGGGCGGTGGCCTGGTGCCCGACGAACTGGTCAGCCAGATCAGCCCCAGCCGGGTGGCGATGATCGGTACCGAAGGCAAGAAACCTCGCTGCACCGCCCTGGAAGGGGAAGTCGGCCAAGGCGTCAGTTGCTCGATCTACAACCAGCGCTCCAGCCCCTGCCGCGAGTTCGATGCCGCCTGGGAAAATGGCGAACCCAACGAACGCTGCGACGCCGCCCGTGCCGCCTTTGGCCTGCCGCCCCTGGAGCCAGGGCAGTCGGACTTAGTACCAATCGCTATTTAG
- a CDS encoding putative bifunctional diguanylate cyclase/phosphodiesterase produces the protein MEWLGLHFVNELPDNGQVLLDCSHNPLLVMLAYLVACAASFATLDMAERVGHVEHPAQQRLWRWVGACCLAGGIWAMHFIGMLAFQTPIVVSYDLVTTLVSLLIALFASFLAMHTLGRPELRPSQTFRAALSMGLGIAAMHYVGMSAVRSSAQQYYQPWLAGLSVLIAIGASLAALLLARHFRSGSGMFHQLLKYSASLVMGAAIVSMHFTGMWSLRLVLPEGHVATAAVENNHLQLGMTIALITLLIIGSSVSAALSNKKLQHKEQDLRRVNALLSQLDQARLSLAQVAHYDPLTNLINRRGFNQIFAERLIERASLNGMLAVMFLDIDHFKRINDSLGHDAGDELLKVIAAHIKSATRSHDDVVARFGGDEFCIVISVHKRDEARNMAQRIMQKMKEPIELAGRRMVMTTSIGIAIFPEDGTTCEELLKNADLALYQSKDAGRNSLHFFNANLKTKASLELQLEEQLRQALREGREMQLFYQPICEIKSGRVTKLEALIRWNHPQHGLLTPDRFLHIAEANGLVAALDNWVLRTACNDLATLDEQGHGELMVTVNCSSLNLAREELADDIENVLRTTGISAQRLELEVTENALMGNITNTLQLLRQMRSLGVSLSIDDFGTGYSSLAYLKRLPLNTLKIDRSFILDIPKSAPDMEIVQAIIVMAHTLHLQVVTEGVETQQQFDFLAEYECDYIQGHLLSKPVLMEELPAVIQQLNQRPLSSPAPLTPPVAARDTDSPASRDPFADTPGYHASASTVRPIR, from the coding sequence ATGGAATGGCTGGGGTTGCATTTTGTCAACGAACTTCCCGATAACGGGCAAGTACTGCTCGATTGCAGCCACAATCCGTTGCTGGTCATGCTGGCCTACCTGGTTGCCTGCGCCGCCAGCTTTGCCACGCTCGACATGGCCGAGCGTGTCGGCCATGTCGAGCATCCCGCCCAGCAACGGCTCTGGCGCTGGGTCGGGGCCTGTTGCCTGGCAGGCGGCATCTGGGCCATGCACTTCATCGGCATGCTGGCGTTCCAGACGCCCATCGTGGTGAGCTACGACCTGGTCACCACCCTGGTCTCACTGCTGATCGCCCTGTTCGCCTCCTTTCTTGCCATGCACACCCTCGGTCGCCCTGAACTGCGCCCGTCCCAGACCTTTCGCGCCGCCCTGTCGATGGGCCTGGGCATCGCCGCCATGCACTACGTCGGCATGTCCGCCGTCCGCTCGAGCGCGCAGCAGTACTACCAGCCGTGGCTGGCCGGCCTGTCGGTACTGATCGCCATCGGCGCGAGCCTGGCGGCCCTGCTGCTGGCCCGACACTTTCGCAGCGGCAGCGGCATGTTCCACCAATTGCTCAAGTACAGCGCCAGCCTGGTCATGGGTGCCGCCATCGTCAGCATGCATTTCACCGGCATGTGGTCGCTGCGCCTGGTGCTTCCGGAGGGTCACGTCGCCACTGCCGCAGTGGAAAACAATCACCTGCAACTGGGCATGACCATCGCCCTGATCACCCTGCTGATCATCGGCAGCAGTGTCAGCGCCGCCCTCTCCAACAAGAAACTGCAGCACAAGGAACAGGACCTGCGCCGGGTCAACGCGCTGCTCAGCCAGCTGGACCAGGCCCGCCTGTCCCTGGCCCAGGTCGCGCACTACGATCCGCTGACCAACCTGATCAACCGCCGCGGTTTCAACCAGATCTTCGCCGAGCGGCTGATCGAACGCGCCAGTCTCAACGGCATGCTGGCGGTGATGTTCCTCGATATCGACCACTTCAAGCGAATCAATGACAGCCTCGGCCACGACGCTGGCGACGAACTGCTCAAGGTCATTGCCGCGCACATCAAGAGCGCCACCCGCAGCCATGACGACGTGGTCGCACGTTTTGGCGGCGACGAATTCTGCATCGTCATCAGCGTGCACAAGCGCGACGAGGCCCGGAACATGGCCCAGCGCATCATGCAGAAGATGAAGGAGCCGATCGAACTGGCAGGCCGGCGCATGGTGATGACCACCAGTATCGGCATCGCCATCTTTCCCGAGGACGGCACGACCTGTGAGGAACTGCTGAAAAATGCCGACCTGGCGCTGTACCAGTCCAAGGATGCCGGGCGCAACAGCCTGCATTTCTTCAATGCAAACCTGAAGACCAAGGCAAGCCTGGAGCTGCAGCTGGAGGAACAACTGCGCCAGGCGCTGCGCGAAGGCCGCGAGATGCAGCTGTTCTACCAGCCGATCTGCGAGATCAAGAGCGGCCGGGTCACCAAGCTCGAGGCGCTGATCCGCTGGAATCATCCACAACACGGGCTGCTGACCCCGGACCGCTTCCTGCACATCGCCGAAGCCAACGGCCTGGTCGCCGCGCTGGATAACTGGGTGTTGCGCACGGCCTGCAACGACCTGGCAACCCTGGATGAACAGGGTCATGGCGAACTGATGGTCACCGTGAACTGCTCCTCGCTCAACCTGGCCCGCGAGGAACTGGCCGACGATATCGAAAACGTACTGCGGACCACCGGCATCTCGGCCCAGAGGCTGGAACTGGAGGTCACGGAAAACGCCCTGATGGGCAATATCACCAATACCCTGCAACTGCTGCGGCAGATGCGCAGCCTGGGCGTCTCGCTGTCGATCGACGACTTCGGCACCGGCTACTCATCGCTGGCCTATCTCAAGCGCCTGCCGCTCAACACCCTGAAGATCGATCGCTCGTTCATCCTCGACATCCCCAAGTCGGCCCCGGACATGGAGATCGTCCAGGCGATCATCGTCATGGCCCACACCCTGCACCTGCAAGTGGTCACCGAGGGCGTCGAGACCCAGCAGCAATTCGATTTCCTCGCCGAGTACGAGTGCGACTACATCCAGGGCCACCTGCTGAGCAAGCCGGTGCTGATGGAAGAGCTGCCTGCCGTGATCCAGCAGCTCAACCAGCGCCCACTGTCCTCTCCCGCCCCGCTCACTCCGCCAGTGGCGGCTCGCGATACAGATTCACCAGCGTCGCGGGATCCTTTTGCAGATACCCCTGGCTACCATGCAAGCGCATCAACTGTGCGGCCAATCCGCTGA
- a CDS encoding aminotransferase class V-fold PLP-dependent enzyme codes for MIVNDWSDREIAGLRAATPGCSQVVHFNHAGASLPSQATLEAMARQLQREADIGQMEAGIEGARLEEEARQAAADLLHANPQNIAFASSGSAAWGQAFAALGPWRAGERILVGRHEWAGNLACMAEAVKAGARLEVIPCDETGAVSVSSLEQMIDTHVRLIALTWLPANGGLINPAEAIGQVARRHGIAYFIDAGQALGQLPCDVQSLGCDVLKGAARKFLRGPRGTALLYVREGFLEQLAPRCLDVLSAPWDGQGFTLRNDARRFETSERSLVLIAGLANALKEANQLGIARIRGRIQELATKIRDDLRQIPGIELQDLGLPGQQSGLIAFTLEGWDAFALKQRLAESNINIGANGTAYTPLDMQARELPAVARIAVSYLNTDQEIGVLLQALAQLAREPGQTSTSTSRP; via the coding sequence ATGATCGTCAACGACTGGTCGGACCGCGAAATCGCCGGGCTGCGTGCCGCCACGCCCGGCTGCTCGCAGGTGGTTCACTTCAATCACGCCGGCGCCTCACTCCCCAGCCAGGCGACCCTGGAGGCGATGGCCCGCCAACTGCAACGCGAAGCGGATATCGGCCAGATGGAGGCCGGGATCGAGGGCGCACGCCTGGAGGAGGAAGCCCGCCAGGCCGCCGCTGACCTGCTCCATGCCAACCCGCAGAACATCGCTTTCGCCAGCAGCGGTTCCGCCGCCTGGGGCCAGGCCTTCGCGGCCCTGGGCCCCTGGCGCGCCGGCGAGCGGATTCTGGTCGGGCGGCACGAATGGGCCGGCAACCTGGCCTGCATGGCCGAAGCAGTCAAGGCCGGAGCCCGCCTTGAAGTGATCCCCTGCGACGAAACCGGTGCGGTGTCGGTCTCCTCCCTCGAACAGATGATCGACACCCACGTGCGTCTGATCGCGCTGACCTGGCTACCGGCCAATGGTGGCCTGATCAATCCGGCCGAAGCCATCGGCCAGGTGGCCCGACGCCACGGCATCGCCTACTTCATCGACGCCGGCCAGGCGCTCGGGCAACTGCCATGCGATGTACAGTCACTGGGCTGCGACGTGCTCAAGGGCGCTGCCCGCAAGTTTCTCCGGGGGCCGCGAGGTACTGCGTTGCTGTATGTACGCGAAGGTTTTCTCGAACAGCTGGCACCCCGCTGCCTCGATGTACTGTCCGCGCCCTGGGACGGCCAGGGCTTCACCCTGCGCAACGATGCGCGTCGTTTCGAAACCAGCGAGCGCTCGCTGGTATTGATCGCGGGCCTGGCCAATGCCCTCAAGGAGGCCAATCAGCTCGGCATCGCGCGTATTCGCGGGAGAATCCAGGAGTTGGCCACAAAAATACGGGATGATCTCCGCCAGATCCCCGGAATTGAACTGCAGGACCTGGGCCTGCCCGGCCAGCAATCGGGGTTGATCGCCTTTACATTGGAGGGATGGGATGCCTTTGCACTGAAACAGCGGTTGGCCGAGAGCAATATCAACATCGGCGCCAACGGTACCGCCTACACGCCGCTGGACATGCAGGCCCGCGAACTGCCAGCGGTGGCGCGCATCGCGGTGAGCTATCTCAATACCGATCAGGAGATCGGGGTGCTGCTCCAGGCCCTCGCACAGCTGGCCCGGGAGCCTGGTCAGACTTCGACGTCGACCAGCAGGCCCTGA
- a CDS encoding NAD(P)-dependent oxidoreductase: MNSVLPALGFAGIGLMGLPMCRRLLAAGYPLTVWNRSPHKCAELVAAGARQVATPAELCGQADVVMLCLADTSVVQDVVFGAHGVAQAARAGQLLVDFSSLEPTATRQMAARLLAERGMHWLDAPVSGGTAGAEAGSLAIMVGGEAADLERVRPVLLSLGQRVTHMGTVGAGQVTKACNQMIVACNALVIAEVVALAERSGVDASLLAEALSGGFADSRPLQILAPQMAESRFEPIKWHVRTLLKDLDGAVKFSREQGSATPISGLAAQLMRLHGSQGYLQKDPATLVNLYREPPLAE; this comes from the coding sequence ATGAATTCTGTACTACCTGCGCTGGGCTTCGCCGGAATCGGCCTGATGGGCCTGCCGATGTGCCGTCGCTTGCTGGCGGCGGGGTATCCCCTGACCGTGTGGAACCGGTCACCGCACAAGTGTGCCGAGCTGGTGGCGGCCGGTGCGCGGCAGGTTGCGACGCCCGCCGAGCTATGCGGGCAGGCGGATGTGGTGATGCTCTGCCTGGCCGATACGTCGGTGGTGCAGGATGTGGTTTTCGGTGCTCACGGCGTGGCGCAGGCGGCGAGGGCAGGGCAGCTGCTGGTGGATTTTTCCAGCCTGGAACCGACGGCGACGCGGCAAATGGCCGCAAGGTTGCTGGCCGAGCGTGGCATGCACTGGCTGGATGCGCCGGTCTCCGGTGGTACTGCCGGTGCCGAGGCCGGTAGCCTGGCGATCATGGTCGGTGGTGAGGCGGCTGACCTGGAACGGGTTCGCCCGGTACTGCTGAGTCTTGGCCAGCGGGTCACGCACATGGGCACGGTGGGCGCCGGGCAGGTGACCAAGGCCTGCAACCAGATGATCGTCGCCTGCAATGCCCTGGTCATTGCGGAAGTGGTGGCGTTGGCGGAGCGTTCCGGCGTGGACGCCAGCCTGCTGGCCGAGGCGCTCAGTGGTGGTTTCGCCGACTCAAGGCCGCTGCAGATCCTCGCTCCGCAGATGGCCGAGAGCCGTTTCGAGCCGATCAAGTGGCATGTGCGCACCCTGCTCAAGGACCTGGACGGTGCGGTGAAGTTTTCCCGTGAGCAGGGTTCGGCGACACCGATCAGCGGATTGGCCGCACAGTTGATGCGCTTGCATGGTAGCCAGGGGTATCTGCAAAAGGATCCCGCGACGCTGGTGAATCTGTATCGCGAGCCGCCACTGGCGGAGTGA